One stretch of Malus domestica chromosome 14, GDT2T_hap1 DNA includes these proteins:
- the LOC139191125 gene encoding omega-6 fatty acid desaturase, endoplasmic reticulum isozyme 2-like has protein sequence MAFYKTKLYTWHYFAQTLQRICVPLSYGPIFSHRERLQIFVSDIGVLAVLYGLYRLAVAKGLAWVICFYRGPLMVVNEYLVLITYLQHTHPHCRTMTSEWDWFRGALATVDRDYGILNKVFHNITDTHVAHHLFSTMPQYQAMEETKAINPILGGEYYQFDGTPVHKAMFREVKECIYIEPDERDKKGVFWYDNKP, from the exons ATGGCCttttacaaaacaaaactttacacCTGGCATTATTTTGCACAA ACCCTACAAAGGATTTGCGTGCCGCTATCATATGGCCCAATATTCTCTCATCGCGAACGATTGCAGATATTTGTGTCCGATATTGGTGTTCTTGCTGTCTTATATGGGCTTTACCGTCTTGCTGTTGCAAAGGGACTTGCTTGGGTTATATGCTTCTACAGAGGTCCTCTAATGGTAGTTAACGAATATTTGGTGTTGATCACATACTTGCAGCACACTCACCCGCATTGCCGCACTATGACCTCCGAATGGGACTGGTTTAGGGGAGCTTTGGCCACCGTTGACAGAGACTACGGAATCCTGAACAAGGTTTTCCACAACATCACAGACACTCACGTTGCTCACCATTTGTTCTCAACCATGCCGCAATATCAAGCAATGGAAGAGACCAAGGCGATCAATCCGATCTTGGGC GGCGAGTACTATCAGTTTGACGGGACTCCGGTTCACAAGGCAATGTTTAGGGAGGTGAAAGAGTGTATCTACATTGAGCCCGATGAACGTGACAAGAAAGGTGTCTTCTGGTACGACAATAAGCCGTGA